A window from Meiothermus sp. CFH 77666 encodes these proteins:
- a CDS encoding DUF4388 domain-containing protein, with product MDGTFELLGPIEILQLLSHAGQTGAFKVPGGEVYLERGQPVHAQYRGKTGKDGLLEILALSEGKFRYLKGERAKQSSLQGSLDNYLLEAIRFLDARLDLSPFDQVQLTDANRTTHLTLSPDEFELLRHMSKPISLFDLAAISGISSDVVQLNISRLARLGLVQITARTPRTVRLVVGRLEGSSAARLDTDLLRAWRSHFGPFSQVEVRTEERILQMPVEARSNVGPQLLLSSDALFFYNLRVGQEVLVWPSL from the coding sequence ATGGATGGTACCTTCGAGCTGCTGGGCCCCATCGAAATCCTGCAACTGCTCTCGCACGCCGGACAGACGGGGGCGTTCAAGGTGCCGGGGGGCGAGGTCTACCTCGAGCGCGGCCAGCCCGTACACGCCCAGTACAGGGGCAAAACCGGCAAGGACGGGCTGCTGGAGATTCTGGCTCTGAGCGAGGGCAAGTTTCGCTATCTGAAGGGCGAGCGGGCCAAACAGTCGAGCTTACAGGGTTCGCTGGATAACTACTTGCTCGAGGCCATCCGCTTCCTGGATGCCCGCCTCGACCTGAGCCCCTTCGACCAGGTGCAGCTTACCGATGCCAACCGCACCACCCACCTCACCCTTTCGCCCGACGAGTTCGAGCTGCTCCGGCACATGAGCAAGCCCATCAGCCTCTTCGACCTTGCGGCCATCAGCGGCATTTCCAGTGATGTGGTTCAGCTCAACATAAGCCGGTTGGCCCGGCTGGGGCTGGTGCAGATCACCGCCCGCACCCCGCGCACGGTGCGTCTGGTAGTGGGCCGCCTGGAGGGCTCGAGCGCAGCCCGCCTCGATACCGATCTTCTCCGGGCCTGGCGCAGCCATTTTGGCCCCTTCAGCCAGGTTGAAGTGCGCACCGAAGAACGCATCCTGCAAATGCCCGTCGAGGCCAGAAGCAACGTCGGGCCACAACTGCTGCTCTCCTCCGATGCCCTGTTCTTCTACAACCTGCGGGTAGGGCAGGAGGTGCTGGTCTGGCCGTCTTTGTAA
- a CDS encoding DUF11 domain-containing protein has product MKPPFRFNQLAAWAAAMLSALGLAAADLRISSYGYNPNMTVNAPNGFSVTLENTGPDPASNVRLKTTLPDGAELIPSAGCTQAGAEVTCTLPDLAVGRSVSQRVRFIPRSVAKVRVEFEVLGSNDDNPTNNRAGYDAYVFPQNVLEVKAGSANPAPREASKGQKNLPVLQFTLTNKTEFPAIFDDVDQKPPIYVNRIFLKASGTGHEAKDLTAVRLYEDTNANGRVDAGERLVQTLVFPTDDGTLVLGRPSLYPDSPESRQVTYLVTYDLDDQVRPGSLGTLAAGLGLGLLALGFLAGGPAQRRRRPLLSLMMLATLVLGACTQPAPSQPEPTAFTYSLKVTVVETDSAFDLLEGTLPIGGATLTVAR; this is encoded by the coding sequence GTGAAACCACCCTTCCGCTTCAACCAACTGGCAGCCTGGGCCGCCGCGATGCTCTCGGCCCTGGGGCTGGCCGCCGCCGACCTGCGCATCTCAAGCTATGGCTACAACCCCAACATGACGGTCAACGCCCCCAACGGGTTTAGCGTCACCCTCGAGAACACCGGCCCCGACCCTGCCAGCAATGTGCGCCTCAAAACCACGCTGCCCGACGGAGCCGAGCTGATTCCCAGCGCAGGGTGTACACAAGCAGGCGCAGAGGTGACCTGCACCCTGCCCGACCTGGCGGTGGGGCGCAGCGTCTCGCAGAGGGTGCGCTTTATTCCGCGCAGCGTAGCCAAGGTGCGGGTGGAGTTCGAGGTTCTGGGTAGCAACGACGACAACCCCACCAACAACCGCGCGGGTTACGACGCCTACGTTTTTCCGCAGAACGTCCTCGAGGTCAAAGCGGGCAGCGCCAACCCGGCCCCCCGCGAAGCCAGCAAAGGGCAAAAGAACCTGCCGGTCTTGCAGTTCACCCTTACCAACAAAACCGAGTTCCCCGCCATTTTCGACGATGTGGATCAAAAACCCCCCATTTACGTGAACCGCATCTTCTTGAAGGCATCGGGCACCGGCCACGAGGCCAAAGACCTGACCGCCGTGCGGCTCTACGAAGACACCAACGCCAACGGCAGGGTGGATGCCGGTGAACGGCTGGTGCAAACCTTGGTGTTCCCCACAGACGACGGCACCCTGGTGCTGGGCAGGCCCAGCCTGTACCCGGACTCGCCGGAATCCCGGCAGGTCACCTACCTGGTCACCTACGACCTCGACGATCAGGTACGCCCGGGAAGCCTGGGCACCCTGGCCGCAGGCTTGGGTCTGGGCCTCCTGGCCCTGGGGTTCCTAGCCGGGGGCCCGGCCCAACGCCGCAGGCGGCCCCTCTTGTCGCTGATGATGCTCGCAACCCTGGTGCTAGGGGCCTGCACCCAGCCGGCCCCCTCCCAGCCCGAGCCCACCGCGTTCACCTACAGCCTGAAGGTCACCGTGGTGGAAACCGACAGCGCCTTCGACCTATTGGAAGGCACCTTGCCCATCGGCGGGGCAACCCTGACGGTAGCCCGGTAA
- a CDS encoding dolichyl-phosphate-mannose-protein mannosyltransferase, which produces MDFRELANKAREAAENALKQAEAKFNEVRANLDKDGDGVPDQLEGVMNQAKQAAEQAKARFEELKSNLDKDGDGVPDQLKHLSEQAQHAAEQARAKAEELAKAAQERLGKKS; this is translated from the coding sequence ATGGATTTCAGGGAACTGGCCAACAAGGCCCGCGAAGCGGCGGAAAACGCTCTCAAGCAGGCTGAAGCCAAATTCAATGAGGTGAGGGCTAACCTCGATAAGGACGGCGACGGGGTGCCGGATCAGCTCGAGGGGGTCATGAACCAGGCCAAACAGGCTGCCGAACAGGCCAAAGCCAGGTTCGAGGAGCTCAAGTCCAACCTGGACAAAGACGGCGACGGGGTGCCCGACCAGCTCAAGCACCTGAGTGAACAGGCCCAGCACGCCGCCGAACAGGCCAGGGCCAAAGCCGAGGAACTGGCCAAGGCTGCGCAGGAGCGCCTGGGCAAGAAAAGCTAA
- the glpK gene encoding glycerol kinase GlpK, which yields MPYILALDQGTTSSRAIVFDLEGQPRAMAQQEFMQHFPQPGWVEHDPLEIWQTQLQVAREAIQQAAIQPSEIVALGITNQRETTVLWERATGKPVHRAIVWQDRRTAPICDDLRKGGYEGVFRQKTGLVLDAYFSGTKVKWLLENVPGLRERAGKGELCFGTIDSWLIYNLTGGQVHATDVSNASRTLLFNLHTLRWDEHLLGILGIPKALLPEVRPSAGLLGETVPELFGAAIPIAGVAGDQQAALFGQACFTPGMAKNTYGTGCFMLMNTGQSQVESKHGLLTTVAWQLEGAPPEYALEGSVFMAGAVVQWLRDGLGILQTSSEVEPLARQVPSTEGVYLVPAFVGLGAPYWDAYARGTLVGLTRGTTKAHIARAALEAVAYQSRDVLEAMEADSGLQLSELRVDGGATVNDLLMQFQADILGTPVVRPQVTETTALGAAYLAGVGVGMLSKEQIAERWAVQKRFEPAMPQAERERLYGGWKKAVERAKNWVDA from the coding sequence ATGCCCTACATCCTCGCGCTAGACCAGGGAACCACCAGCAGCCGGGCCATTGTGTTCGACCTGGAGGGCCAGCCCAGGGCCATGGCCCAGCAGGAGTTCATGCAGCACTTCCCCCAGCCGGGCTGGGTGGAGCACGACCCCCTGGAAATCTGGCAGACCCAGCTTCAGGTAGCCCGCGAGGCCATCCAGCAAGCCGCCATCCAGCCCAGCGAGATTGTGGCCCTGGGCATCACCAACCAGCGCGAGACCACCGTGCTGTGGGAGCGGGCCACCGGCAAGCCGGTACACCGGGCCATCGTCTGGCAGGACCGCCGCACCGCGCCCATCTGCGACGACCTGCGTAAAGGCGGCTACGAGGGAGTGTTCCGCCAGAAAACCGGCCTGGTGCTGGACGCCTATTTTTCCGGCACCAAGGTCAAGTGGCTTTTGGAAAACGTGCCGGGGTTGCGCGAGCGGGCCGGCAAGGGCGAGCTGTGCTTTGGCACCATCGATAGCTGGCTGATCTACAACCTGACCGGGGGCCAGGTACATGCCACCGATGTCTCCAACGCCTCGCGCACCCTGCTCTTCAACCTGCACACCCTGCGCTGGGACGAACACCTGCTGGGCATTCTGGGCATTCCCAAAGCGCTGCTGCCGGAGGTGCGGCCCTCGGCGGGGCTCTTGGGCGAAACGGTACCGGAGCTATTTGGGGCGGCCATCCCGATTGCGGGCGTGGCGGGCGACCAGCAGGCTGCGCTCTTTGGGCAGGCCTGTTTTACCCCCGGTATGGCCAAAAACACCTACGGCACCGGCTGCTTCATGCTGATGAACACCGGACAGTCGCAGGTAGAGTCGAAGCACGGCCTCCTGACCACGGTGGCCTGGCAACTGGAAGGGGCGCCGCCCGAGTACGCCCTGGAAGGCTCGGTGTTCATGGCCGGGGCGGTGGTGCAGTGGCTGCGGGATGGCCTGGGCATCCTCCAGACCTCGAGCGAGGTGGAGCCCCTGGCCCGCCAGGTGCCAAGCACCGAGGGCGTGTATCTGGTGCCGGCCTTTGTGGGGCTGGGCGCGCCCTACTGGGATGCCTACGCGCGGGGCACGCTGGTGGGCCTGACGCGCGGGACGACCAAAGCCCACATTGCCCGCGCGGCCCTGGAGGCCGTTGCCTACCAGAGCCGGGATGTGCTGGAAGCCATGGAGGCCGACTCGGGGCTGCAACTTTCCGAGCTGCGGGTGGATGGCGGGGCCACCGTGAACGATCTGCTGATGCAGTTTCAGGCCGACATTCTAGGTACCCCGGTGGTGCGGCCCCAGGTGACCGAGACCACCGCGCTGGGGGCGGCCTACCTGGCGGGGGTGGGGGTGGGGATGCTCTCCAAGGAGCAGATTGCCGAGCGCTGGGCGGTGCAGAAACGTTTTGAGCCCGCCATGCCGCAGGCCGAGCGGGAGCGCTTGTATGGCGGCTGGAAGAAGGCCGTGGAGCGGGCTAAAAACTGGGTGGATGCCTGA
- a CDS encoding Gfo/Idh/MocA family oxidoreductase, whose product MKRNKEFANRLHALSPKFAYVPQEDRFLMNPGPLKYRFNVIGVGVNGQEHLKVTLLEGRCTIHGVYDPNPSSVEAARRIKAQFTPEPLVVYESLEAACNDPAVDGLIICTPNHTHLEVLKVAVQSGKHILLEKPMATNLPDAYEIWQMAKAYPRVLQIGLQYRYKPIYVEAIHEAKERRSLGEIKTLTILEHREPFLDKVKQWNKFSKYSGGTLVEKCCHYFDLFNLFAGSRPVSVYASGSQAVNFKDFEYGGERSDILDNAFVIVEYQNGVRANFNLCMFAPMVYEELVICGDEGRLKASEGVNGQAYSKWENYLEVIALPDRTSRTMTPSYPAVIEETGHSGATYYEHLRWIEAMDGQPSSAATAEEGFWSVVVGVAAEESVKRGTKVMVKELLEANGLGHLA is encoded by the coding sequence ATGAAACGCAACAAGGAGTTCGCCAACCGGCTCCATGCCCTGTCGCCCAAGTTTGCCTATGTGCCGCAGGAAGACCGCTTCCTGATGAACCCCGGCCCCCTCAAGTACCGCTTCAACGTGATTGGGGTGGGGGTAAACGGCCAGGAGCACCTCAAGGTAACGCTGCTCGAGGGCCGCTGCACCATCCACGGGGTCTACGACCCCAACCCAAGCAGCGTGGAGGCCGCCAGGCGCATCAAGGCCCAGTTTACCCCCGAGCCCCTGGTGGTCTACGAGAGCCTCGAGGCCGCCTGCAACGACCCGGCGGTGGACGGCCTGATCATCTGCACCCCCAACCACACCCACCTCGAGGTGCTAAAGGTAGCCGTGCAGTCCGGCAAGCACATCCTGCTGGAAAAGCCCATGGCCACCAACCTGCCGGATGCCTACGAAATCTGGCAGATGGCGAAAGCCTACCCCAGGGTGCTCCAGATTGGCCTTCAGTACCGCTACAAGCCCATCTACGTCGAGGCCATCCACGAGGCCAAGGAGCGGCGCAGCCTGGGCGAGATCAAGACCCTGACCATCCTCGAGCACCGCGAGCCCTTCCTGGACAAAGTAAAGCAGTGGAACAAGTTCTCTAAGTACTCGGGCGGCACCCTGGTAGAAAAGTGCTGCCACTACTTCGATTTGTTCAACCTGTTTGCCGGGTCGCGCCCGGTGAGCGTGTACGCCTCGGGCAGCCAGGCGGTCAACTTCAAGGACTTCGAGTACGGCGGCGAGCGGTCAGACATCCTGGACAACGCCTTTGTGATTGTGGAATACCAAAACGGGGTGCGGGCCAACTTCAACCTGTGCATGTTTGCCCCCATGGTCTACGAAGAACTGGTCATCTGCGGCGACGAGGGCCGCCTCAAGGCCAGCGAGGGCGTGAACGGCCAGGCCTACTCCAAGTGGGAAAACTACCTCGAGGTGATTGCCCTCCCCGACCGCACCTCCCGCACCATGACCCCCAGCTACCCCGCCGTTATCGAGGAAACCGGCCACAGCGGGGCCACCTACTACGAGCACCTGCGCTGGATCGAGGCCATGGACGGCCAGCCCAGCTCCGCCGCCACCGCTGAAGAGGGCTTCTGGAGCGTGGTGGTGGGGGTGGCGGCGGAGGAGTCGGTCAAGCGGGGAACCAAAGTGATGGTGAAGGAGCTGCTCGAGGCCAACGGGCTGGGCCACCTGGCCTGA
- a CDS encoding tagatose 1,6-diphosphate aldolase: MKTTPAKARAFARIGDGAMRFGTLAIDQRPPLMHLVAQALGRDPEQVGPQVTELKGLLAETLGRAVTGILIDPHYAFPAAMPTLPRETGLMLTLEHHRFETVEGGWRKSAIIPGWSVEQAVRMGADGLKLLAWHRPDAPPEVVEHQMNLVREVGAQCRKADRLFIFEVLPYPLPGEDAATYQARLREMSLEIAAAFADPGFNVDLYKLAFPGAAELVKEFGGSGYSLDELEADMREYTRLPAPWLLLSGGLGADQFVQMLEAALAAGARGYLAGRAVWQHPLRFYPDRNRVREALREEGLETLDRLNELLRTIKPMYPEADWQLAGVAG, encoded by the coding sequence ATGAAAACCACCCCGGCCAAAGCTCGAGCGTTTGCCCGTATCGGTGATGGGGCCATGCGGTTTGGCACCCTGGCCATTGACCAGCGCCCCCCCTTGATGCACCTGGTGGCCCAGGCCCTGGGCCGCGACCCCGAACAGGTAGGGCCCCAAGTGACCGAGCTAAAGGGCCTTCTGGCCGAGACCCTGGGCCGCGCCGTGACCGGCATTTTGATAGACCCGCACTACGCCTTTCCGGCAGCCATGCCCACCCTGCCGCGCGAGACCGGCCTGATGCTGACCCTCGAGCACCACCGCTTCGAAACCGTGGAGGGGGGCTGGCGCAAGAGCGCAATCATTCCGGGCTGGAGCGTGGAGCAGGCTGTGCGGATGGGGGCCGATGGCCTGAAGCTTCTGGCCTGGCACCGGCCCGATGCACCCCCCGAGGTGGTGGAGCACCAAATGAACCTGGTGCGCGAGGTGGGGGCACAGTGCCGGAAAGCCGACCGACTGTTCATCTTCGAGGTGCTGCCTTACCCCCTTCCCGGCGAGGACGCCGCAACCTACCAGGCCAGGCTGCGCGAGATGTCGCTGGAGATTGCCGCCGCCTTTGCCGACCCTGGCTTTAATGTGGACCTCTACAAGCTGGCCTTTCCGGGGGCCGCCGAGCTGGTGAAGGAGTTTGGCGGCAGCGGCTATTCGCTGGACGAACTCGAGGCCGATATGCGCGAATACACCCGGCTGCCCGCCCCCTGGCTGCTGCTTTCGGGGGGGCTGGGGGCCGATCAGTTCGTGCAGATGCTGGAGGCCGCCCTGGCCGCCGGGGCCCGGGGCTACCTGGCAGGCCGTGCGGTCTGGCAGCACCCCCTGCGCTTTTACCCCGACCGCAACCGGGTGCGCGAGGCGTTGCGCGAGGAGGGCCTCGAGACCCTTGACCGCTTGAACGAACTCCTGCGTACCATCAAGCCCATGTACCCCGAGGCAGACTGGCAGCTCGCCGGGGTGGCCGGGTAG
- a CDS encoding NUDIX hydrolase — translation MGYLSELRAAVGARPLLMVGAGVLLLDAQNRVLLQHRTDTHDWATPGGACELGESLEETARRELREETGLEVGELRLFALLSGPEYYYRYPNGDEVYNVSAIYLGRYAGQAFRPDPKETKEVRFFALNDLPPLMGPVNQKALALLKQAVERGEL, via the coding sequence GTGGGCTACCTGAGCGAACTGCGAGCGGCGGTGGGCGCACGTCCCCTCCTGATGGTGGGGGCCGGGGTGCTGCTGCTGGACGCACAAAACCGCGTGCTATTGCAACACCGCACCGATACCCACGACTGGGCCACGCCGGGAGGCGCTTGCGAGCTGGGCGAGAGCCTGGAAGAAACCGCCCGACGCGAGCTGCGGGAAGAAACCGGCCTGGAGGTGGGCGAGCTGCGGCTTTTTGCCCTGCTCTCCGGCCCCGAATACTACTACCGCTACCCCAATGGCGACGAGGTGTACAACGTGAGTGCAATCTACCTGGGCCGTTATGCAGGCCAGGCTTTCCGCCCAGACCCCAAAGAAACCAAAGAGGTGCGTTTTTTTGCCCTGAACGACCTGCCGCCCCTGATGGGGCCGGTTAACCAAAAAGCTTTAGCACTGCTTAAGCAAGCTGTAGAGCGAGGAGAACTATGA
- a CDS encoding PfkB family carbohydrate kinase gives MVKVLTIGWANLDQRYYIEAFPPRESRTGVRAYRETLGGPAAVAAVAAARLGAEAHLLSRRGDDAAGERLEEMLRAEGVKPHFQLGAATPVSAVLVTPEGERFIFPYRPALPEELVLNEERLLKGAGALLLDGRWAAAGYGLGQAARERGIPVVLDLDRDRDDDWMLTQVATHVVASEELAAKLGGVEALLARLQGLGVFAAVTLGAEGVAYGGGQVAAHRVHVQDTTGAGDVFHGAFTLAVAEGKGNVEALEFASAVAALHCAKGQPPTLAEVRAFLGA, from the coding sequence ATGGTGAAGGTTCTGACCATCGGCTGGGCCAACCTCGACCAGCGCTACTACATCGAAGCGTTTCCCCCCCGCGAGAGCCGCACTGGCGTGCGGGCTTACCGCGAGACCCTGGGCGGCCCCGCAGCAGTCGCGGCGGTGGCTGCCGCCCGCCTGGGGGCCGAAGCCCACCTGCTGAGCCGCCGGGGCGACGATGCCGCCGGCGAGCGCCTGGAGGAGATGCTACGGGCCGAAGGGGTTAAGCCCCACTTCCAGCTGGGCGCGGCCACCCCGGTCTCGGCGGTGCTGGTGACGCCGGAGGGCGAGCGGTTTATTTTTCCCTACCGGCCTGCCCTGCCGGAGGAACTGGTGCTGAACGAGGAACGCCTGCTCAAAGGGGCGGGGGCTTTGCTGCTGGACGGACGCTGGGCTGCTGCCGGCTATGGGCTGGGCCAGGCCGCGCGGGAGCGGGGTATTCCGGTGGTGCTCGACCTCGACCGCGACCGCGACGACGACTGGATGCTGACCCAGGTGGCCACCCATGTGGTGGCCTCGGAGGAGCTGGCCGCCAAGCTGGGGGGGGTCGAGGCCCTGCTGGCCCGCTTGCAGGGGCTGGGGGTGTTTGCCGCCGTGACCCTGGGGGCCGAGGGGGTGGCGTATGGGGGAGGGCAGGTAGCAGCCCACCGAGTTCACGTGCAGGACACCACCGGGGCCGGGGATGTGTTCCACGGGGCCTTTACGCTGGCCGTGGCCGAGGGCAAAGGGAATGTGGAGGCGCTCGAGTTCGCCAGCGCGGTAGCCGCCCTGCACTGCGCCAAGGGCCAGCCGCCCACCCTGGCGGAAGTACGGGCCTTTTTGGGGGCTTGA
- a CDS encoding fucose isomerase encodes MRHLLMLRIGLVPIVRPLFRGSRFGLEHTSKEALEALGRELGFELAYVSEPVAEAAQAEAAARAAQAAGLDLLLVQHVTFATGDAFLPLLELPIPVGLWALPEVWESGPLPQNAICGLNLGVSLAHKPTKWFYGAVEDAWFQARLKLTLKALRGAKVLREGRVLALGGHAPGFFAFSALPETGLTVEKASLEELWEALAAVPEAEIAERMAAFRELSEYPVEALCELFRLELALEKLAQPYDGVALREWPEIPDKLGVMAYAAMARLADRGYTLAPEGDVMGLAGMLALQAISGQPAILLDISHFSAKGVMLWHGGEAPQAWAGGPTRLVPHFNRNLPAVRDMPLRAGPITGLRLLPGRKAVVHGGLLNGEKGYDGDSGYLTRPTWATEPLTPRQFLTSWFNHRIPHHLAVGMGAHEEALLEMCAWLGLEVLPARPEEHRLVW; translated from the coding sequence ATGCGCCATCTGCTTATGCTACGAATCGGTTTAGTTCCCATCGTGCGGCCCCTTTTTCGGGGGTCGCGGTTTGGCCTCGAGCACACCTCCAAAGAAGCCCTGGAAGCCCTGGGCCGCGAGCTGGGCTTTGAACTGGCTTATGTGTCGGAGCCGGTGGCCGAGGCTGCCCAGGCCGAGGCGGCGGCCCGTGCGGCGCAGGCTGCTGGGCTGGACTTGCTCCTGGTGCAGCACGTGACTTTTGCTACCGGCGACGCTTTCTTGCCTCTGCTCGAGCTGCCCATCCCGGTAGGGCTCTGGGCATTGCCCGAGGTGTGGGAAAGCGGGCCCTTGCCACAGAACGCCATCTGCGGGCTCAACCTGGGGGTTTCGCTGGCCCACAAACCGACCAAGTGGTTTTACGGGGCGGTGGAGGATGCCTGGTTCCAGGCCCGCCTGAAGCTCACCTTGAAGGCCCTGCGCGGCGCAAAGGTGCTGCGCGAGGGGCGGGTGCTTGCCCTGGGCGGGCATGCACCGGGGTTTTTTGCCTTTTCAGCGCTGCCGGAGACGGGCCTGACGGTAGAGAAGGCCAGCCTCGAGGAGCTCTGGGAGGCCCTGGCCGCCGTACCGGAAGCGGAGATTGCGGAGCGTATGGCGGCCTTCCGCGAGCTTTCCGAATACCCGGTAGAAGCGCTCTGCGAGCTGTTTCGCCTCGAGCTGGCCCTGGAGAAGCTGGCCCAGCCCTACGACGGGGTAGCCCTGCGGGAGTGGCCGGAAATTCCCGACAAACTGGGGGTAATGGCCTATGCGGCCATGGCCCGCCTGGCCGACCGGGGCTATACCCTGGCCCCCGAAGGCGATGTGATGGGCCTGGCGGGCATGCTGGCCTTGCAGGCCATCTCGGGCCAGCCGGCCATTCTGCTGGACATCTCGCACTTTTCAGCCAAAGGGGTGATGCTCTGGCATGGCGGCGAGGCCCCCCAGGCCTGGGCCGGGGGCCCCACCCGGCTGGTGCCGCACTTCAACCGCAACTTGCCGGCGGTGCGCGACATGCCCTTGCGAGCCGGGCCCATCACCGGCCTGCGCCTGCTGCCAGGGCGCAAAGCGGTGGTGCATGGGGGCCTGCTGAATGGCGAGAAGGGCTACGACGGCGACTCCGGATACCTCACCCGCCCCACCTGGGCCACCGAACCCCTCACCCCCCGGCAGTTCTTGACGAGCTGGTTCAACCACCGCATCCCACACCACCTGGCGGTGGGCATGGGCGCCCACGAGGAAGCTCTGCTGGAGATGTGTGCCTGGCTGGGCCTCGAGGTGCTGCCCGCCCGCCCGGAGGAACATAGACTGGTATGGTGA
- a CDS encoding carbohydrate ABC transporter permease: MKWDNPRIWLWVAAGIVVINGFFPAVWILLTSFKTEGELTRIPITWLPENPTLQNYVQAFTNAPIMRYFLNSLIVAGGATLLCVLVSALAAYALARLRIPNKTLIFSLLVGVSMFPTVTLLLPLFEMVLALGLRNNYIALILPHAALSIPVATLVLVSFFQGIPKDLESAAMVDGCSRLGALWRIVVPLSAPGVFTASILAFVNSWDEFLLALTLMPSQAMRTLPVGIQFLQGEYSFPWPLISAALVIALVPVALVIAIFQERVVGGLTQGGVKG, translated from the coding sequence ATGAAATGGGATAATCCTCGGATATGGCTCTGGGTGGCGGCGGGCATTGTGGTGATCAACGGCTTCTTCCCGGCGGTGTGGATTCTGCTCACCTCCTTCAAAACCGAGGGCGAGTTGACCCGTATCCCCATCACCTGGCTGCCGGAAAACCCGACTTTACAGAACTACGTGCAGGCCTTTACCAACGCGCCCATCATGCGCTACTTCCTGAACAGCCTGATTGTGGCGGGGGGAGCTACGCTGTTGTGCGTGTTGGTATCGGCGCTGGCGGCCTATGCCCTGGCGCGGTTGCGGATTCCCAACAAGACCCTGATTTTTTCCCTGCTGGTGGGGGTCTCGATGTTCCCTACGGTCACCTTGCTGCTGCCTTTGTTCGAGATGGTGCTGGCCCTGGGGCTGCGCAACAACTACATCGCCCTGATTCTGCCCCATGCGGCCCTCTCGATTCCGGTGGCTACGCTGGTGCTGGTGAGCTTTTTTCAGGGCATTCCCAAGGATCTGGAATCTGCGGCCATGGTGGACGGCTGCTCCCGCCTGGGGGCGCTGTGGCGCATTGTGGTGCCGCTATCGGCACCGGGGGTGTTTACTGCCAGCATTCTGGCCTTCGTGAACAGTTGGGACGAGTTTCTGCTGGCCCTGACCCTGATGCCCTCGCAGGCCATGCGTACCCTGCCGGTGGGCATTCAGTTTTTGCAGGGCGAGTACAGCTTTCCCTGGCCGCTCATCTCGGCGGCGCTGGTGATTGCCCTGGTGCCGGTGGCGCTGGTGATTGCCATCTTCCAGGAGCGGGTGGTGGGCGGTTTGACGCAGGGAGGGGTGAAGGGATAA
- a CDS encoding sugar ABC transporter permease — MTQPQSRIRRSFGDLSERALAFWLLVPAALLLGLVALYPVGRLLYTSLFRRRLTDETGNSPVFVGFQNFVQAFADERFWTALWNTLLIVLVTVPGALVVGLLLALLANLPFRVKWPVRLGLLLPWALPLVFAGLIFRWFFDSQYGVVNDVIVRLGGERLLWVTTPELLFWAICISIIWKSSSFVALILLAGLQVIPKELYESAAVDGANRWQSFWRITLPLLLPAILVAAIFRTITAFQTFDIPFAMQNGGSSFETLAMYVRTMSIENLNFGYGSALAVLMFLISFAVTLVYLRYVRGADD; from the coding sequence ATGACCCAGCCCCAGTCCAGAATCCGCCGTAGCTTTGGCGACCTGAGCGAGCGCGCCCTGGCCTTTTGGTTGCTGGTTCCGGCAGCCCTGCTTCTGGGCCTGGTGGCGCTGTATCCGGTGGGGCGGCTTTTGTATACCAGTCTTTTTCGCCGTCGCCTGACCGACGAGACCGGCAACAGTCCGGTTTTTGTGGGCTTCCAGAACTTCGTGCAGGCCTTTGCGGATGAGCGTTTCTGGACGGCCCTCTGGAATACCCTGCTGATTGTGCTGGTCACGGTGCCCGGAGCGCTGGTGGTGGGGCTTTTGCTGGCCTTGCTGGCCAACCTGCCCTTTCGCGTCAAATGGCCGGTGCGCCTGGGTTTGCTCCTGCCCTGGGCGCTGCCACTGGTGTTCGCAGGGCTCATTTTCAGGTGGTTTTTTGATAGCCAGTATGGCGTCGTTAACGATGTGATTGTGCGCCTGGGCGGCGAGCGTTTGCTCTGGGTGACCACGCCGGAGCTATTGTTCTGGGCCATCTGCATAAGCATCATCTGGAAAAGCAGTTCCTTTGTGGCGCTTATTCTGCTGGCGGGCTTGCAGGTGATCCCCAAGGAACTCTACGAGTCGGCGGCGGTGGACGGCGCCAACCGTTGGCAGAGCTTCTGGCGCATCACCCTGCCGCTCTTGCTACCGGCCATCCTGGTAGCGGCCATCTTCCGCACCATCACCGCTTTTCAGACCTTCGATATCCCCTTTGCCATGCAAAACGGCGGTAGCTCGTTCGAGACCCTGGCCATGTACGTGCGTACTATGAGCATCGAAAACCTGAACTTTGGCTATGGTTCGGCTTTAGCGGTGCTGATGTTTTTGATCAGCTTTGCGGTCACACTGGTTTATCTGCGCTATGTGAGGGGGGCCGATGACTAG